The genomic window TTCCTGCTCGATGTCGCCGCCGAGGAAATGGCTGAAAGGCTTGCCGTCGTCGAGCGGCGCTTCGAGACGGCCGTCGAGCTGCACGGCGCGACAGGTGCTGCGGCCCGCGCTGCAATGGCGACCGGCAAGGTCGGCAGGATGATCCGCGTGGAAAGCGAAAAGGCCTATGCCGGGCCTGATGAAACCCTGATCGAGGCACCGCTCGAGGACGTGCCGCTAGAGCCGCAATCGGCGAACCTCATCCTTGCGCCGCTCAACCTGCATCTGACCAACGATACGCCAGGTGTTTTCATCCAGATCCGCCGCGCCTTGAAGCCGGATGGCCTGTTCCTGGCCGCGATCCCCGGCGCCGGCACGCTGCAGGAGCTGCGCGAAGTGCTGCTGGCAGCCGAAATCGAGATGACGGGCGGCGCAAGCCCGCGCGTCATTCCCCTCGCCGACGTGCGTGATGTCGGCAGCCTCCTGCAACGCGCCGGCTTCACCTTGCCGGTGATCGACGCAGAGAACTACACGGTACGCTACGACTCGCTCTTTCCGCTGATGCGGGACCTCCAGGCGATGGGCATGAGCAATCCGCTCGCCGCCCGCAGCCGCATGCCGCTGACGCGCGCCTTCTTCCTGCGCGCTGCGGAGATCTATGCCGAACGTTATTCCGATCCGGACGGACGCATCCGCGCGACCTTCTCGATCATCTATGTCTCGGGATGGGCTCCGCACGAAAGCCAGCAAAAGCCGCTGCAGCCGGGCTCCGCCAAGGCACGTCTTGCCGATGCGCTGAAGGTCGACGAGCACAAGCTCAGACAATAACCGCCGACGGCTTTGTCAATTCGCAGGCAGATTGTCGTTGATCACGTTGAAGACGTTCTGCAGGGCATTGGTGAAAATGCCGAGACCGGAAATGAGCGCGGTGCAAATGAGGGCGGCGATCAGGCCATATTCGATCGCCGTCGCACCTCTGTCATCTGCAAAAAATGCCTTCAAAAGACGCATTACCCCATCCTCTGCGTGAACCGACTGCAACAACAAATTCCCTGGCCATCAGGCGACGGCCGGCATTTTCAGCAACCGGCGCCGACCCCGTATCCCTGGACGACGCAGACCGAGCCCGGCGTATCCTGAAGGACGCTGCGGCGGATCGTATACCGCTTGCCGCTTTCGCTCTTCGGGATCGACCCCGTCGTCATCGTGTCGAATTCCGCCGGCGCGCTGGCAAAGACACTTTTTTTCGAGGAATCCGCAAGCATAGGCGTCAGAATGAGCGTAAGCGCCACCACTGCCGTGCCGAACAGAAGGGCGATATTGAGCGCACCCGTCCTGCGCGAGGCAGACGAAGCCCGTTCCTTTTCCCGGACAGCTTTCCAGAAATCATCGTCCATGACTCAAGCCTTTTAATACATGCACGCCAGATGCTTGATTGAGGCCGATCTTTGGCAGAAGGTGTTAAACGATCCATTAATATCCACAGGCGAAAACGGCGCTGCGCGATAATAATCAGGTAACGCTAAAGTAAATCCTGCAGCATCGGGATGAGCGGTTCGTCAGCCGGCGGCATCGGGTAGTCGCGCAACGCCTGCGGACGCACCCATTTCAGCGCCTGGCCCTCGCGCCCCACGGGAATGCCCTCATAACGCCGGCAGATATAAAGCGGCATCAGAAGGTGGAAGGTCTCGTAGGAGTGGCTCGCGAAGGTGAGCGGCGCAAGGCAGGCGATCTTGGTCTTGATGCCGAGCTCTTCCTCGAGTTCGCGCACCAGCGTTTCCTCCGGCGTTTCGCCGGATTCGACCTTGCCGCCGGGAAATTCCCACAGCCCGGCAAGCGACTTTCCCTCAGGCCGCTGTGCCAACAGGATCCGCCCGTCGGCATCGATCAGCGCGCAGGCGGCGACCAGCAATATCTTCCGGCCTGCCTCACTCATCGTGGCTCCCGCTGCCAATAGCAATAATGATAGGCATCGCGAAAGCCGAGGCGCTCGTAGAGGGCGATGGCCGGACGGTTGGAAAGCTTCACCTGCAGCCAAGCCGAGCGGGCGCTTCGCATGCGCGCCCAGCGCAGCGCCGAGGTCAGGATCTCTGTGCCGAGTCCCTCGCGCCGTCGCGTTTCGGAAACCGAAAGCGACATGATGCCGGCAAGGTCGTTGTCCTGGACGCAGAGCACCGTCGCAAGCGGGCCGTCCACTGCATTCTCGATCATGAACAGGCCCGACGGCGGCTTGATCGCCGAAATGATTTCGGCGAGCGCCGGTTTCAGCGTCGCCGGCGCCTGATCAACGGCAAGATTGGCGTCGACGAAACGGCCGACATCGTGCGTCGGCAGGTGATCGAGCGTATCCGGCAGCTCCGCCTCGGCCAGATCGCAGGTCATCACGACCGTCTCATCGAATTGCGTCCAGTCTTGCGCGCGCAGAAGATCGATCAGCACCGGCGAGGCAAGCGGCGTCTGTCGGACGACGGCGGCGCGGCCATAAGCCTCGAACTTCCGGCTCGCCTTTTCCAGGCGGATTTCAACGTCGCGATGATCCGAGGGATCGAGCGGCACGATGGAATTCAGCCGGTTGGACGGGTGGCCGGCCGTCAGCCGCACCTGCCAGCTGCCGTCATATTGCACGGATGCCGCCGGCCAGGCTCGGAAGCCGACGGCCTCCAGCCTGCGAACCAGCGGCAGATTTTGTTGGGAAATGGATGCCTGCGCCAATGAACGATCAGCTCCGATAGTCGCCGTTGATCGCAACATATTCCTTGGTGAGGTCGCAGGTCCAGACGGTTGCCGAACCTGTGCCGAGGCCGATATCGACTTTGACGGGGATATCCTGCGCCTTCATGACGTCAGAGGCGGCCTGCTCGGAATAATCGGGGTCGCGCTCGCCGTTGACGGCAACCCTGACGTCGCCGAACCAGATGGCCAGCCGGTCACGATCGGCCATCTCGCCCGATTTGCCGACGGCCATGACGATGCGGCCCCAGTTGGCGTCTTCGCCGGCGGCCGCCGTCTTGACCAGCGGCGAATTGGCGATCGAGAGCGCAATGCGCTTGGCAGCGGCATCGCTCTCGGCACCCGTCACCGTGATTTCGAGCATCTTGGTCGCGCCCTCGCCGTCGCGCACGACCTGCAGCGACAGGTCCTTCAGCACTTCGTTGAGGGCGGCGCGGAAGGCGGCAACGCGCGGGTCGTCGGCGCGTTCGATGCGGGCTTGGCCATCCTCCGCCGCCGCACCCGTTGCAAACAGCATCAGCGTATCAGAGGTGGACGTGTCGCTGTCGACGGTCATGGAATTGAAGGTCGGGCCGACGCCGTCGGACAGAAGCACCTGCAGCGCGGCGGGCGCGATATCGGCATCGGTGACGACGAAGGAAAGCATCGTCGCCATGTCCGGCGCGATCATGCCGGCGCCCTTGGCAATGCCGTTGATCGTCACTGTGACCCCGCCGATCTCGGCGCTGCGGGTCGAAACCTTCGGATAGGTGTCGGTCGTCATGATCGCCTTGGCGGCCTCGAACCAGAAATCGCTGGTCGCCTCCGCCTGCATTTGCTGCAGCACACCGGAAAACTTGGTGGCATCGAGCGGCTCACCGATGACGCCGGTCGAAGCCAGGTAAACTTCGTTTTCATCGCAGCCGACGGCAGCCGCGGCCGACTTCGCTGTCAGCGCGGTCGCCTGGCGGCCCTTCAGGCCGGTGAAGGCATTGGCGTTGCCCGAGTTGACGACGACGGCGCGCGCAGAACCATGAGGAAGGTTGGCGCGGCAGAAATCGACCGGAGCCGACGGGCACCTGGAGCGGGTGAAAACACCAGCCACGGCCGCAGGCTTGTCGAAGACCATCATCAGCACGTCGGTGCGGTTCTTGTATTTAATGCCGGCAGAAGCCGTCGCCATGCGCACGCCGCGCAGCGACGGCATGGAGGCGAAAGATTTCGGAGCGAGCGGGGAGACGGAACCGGACATGATGCGACACCTGCCAAAGAGCATTTCGAGGCGAAATCGGAACCGGTTCGCCGTCCGGAAATGCGACAACACGATAATAGTGAAGGGCCCGGAAAAACCGGGCCCTGATGCGAATATTACTGCTGCGGCGCCGGCGCGGCGGGCTCGCTGCCCGGCTCCGGCTGCTTGTTGGCTTCGTCGTAGCCCTTGCGCAGCGTCTCGTCCATAATCTCGACCTTGGCGGAGGTCTTCGCCTGGGCGAGAAGTGCAAGATACTTGTCGCGCATGACCAGCTGACGAACCTGATCCTGTACCTGCTCGAACGGCGGCGGAGCGGCGTCGCGCTTGTCCTCGACCTTGATCACATGATAGCCGAAGTCGGTCTTGACGGGCGTCTTCGAATAGGTGCCCTTTTCAAGCGCGAAGGCTGCGTCCTCGAATTCCTTGACCATGCGGCCGCGGGTGAAATAGCCGAGATCGCCGCCTTCCGACTTGTTCGGATCGGTGGACTTTTCCTTGGCGAGTTCGGCGAAATCCTTGCCGGCGTCGAGCTGCTTGATGATGTCCTTGGCCTCTTCCTCGGTCTTGACGAGGATATGGCGGGCGTGGACTTCCTCCTGCTTCGGCAGGGCCGCGACCTCCTTGTCGTAGCGCGCCTTGACTTCCTCGGGGGTCACGGTGTCGACGACATGCTTCTTGAAATAGGCATTGTGCAGCTCGCGATCGGCGAGATACTGCATGCGCTTCTTGAATTCATCGGTCTGGTCGAGCTTCTCGGCGATGGCGTCGGCTGCGAGCAGCTTCACATCGATGGCGGCCGACAGGGCTGCGACCTTCTTCTGCTCATCGGGCAGCTGCGCCAGCTGCGGATCGAGGTTGGCGACAGCGAGATCGAGTTCGGACTGATGGATTTCCAGGTTGCCGACCTTGGCGACGATAGCATCGTCAGCGAAGGCGGGCGCCTGGAGCGCAACAAAAGTTACAAATGCCAGCGCGGCGAATTTGTTGGTGCTCAACATGAAATACCCTTCACAGTTACATCGCCGGCTTCAGTGTGCCCTGAATCCAGCCCAAAATAGCCATCAACACCGGAATGTGGCCTTTCTGTATCCGCCAAATCCGTTGACATCATTCGACCCCCCTCTTATCTGTCACGCAACCTCGCGTCCAGAACAGTTTCCGGGCGTTTTAAGCTGCGCGCCTGATTTTCGGCTGGGCCGCCAATAAGAAACGCCGGGGATGAAATATTGAGAAAGGGCCAGTCACATGGTCAGCTTTGGCGGTATAGCCCGCAAGTTATTTGGATCGTCCAATGATCGCCGCGTGCGGTCGTATCAGCCGAACGTCACTGCCATCAACTCTATCGAAGAGAAGACGAAGGCCCTGACGGACGAGCAGCTCGCGGCAAAGACGGCGGAATTCCGCGCGCTTCTGGCCGAGGGCAAGACGCTCGACGACATCCTGGTTCCCGCCTTTGCGGTGGTGCGCGAGGCCTCGCGCCGCGTTCTCGGCCTGCGACCTTTTGACGTACAGCTGGTCGGCGGCATGATCCTGCATTCGAATGCGATCGCCGAGATGAAGACCGGCGAAGGCAAAACCCTCGTCGCCACCCTGCCGGTCTATCTGAACGCGCTTTCCGGCAAGGGCGTGCACGTCGTCACCGTCAACGATTACCTCGCTCAGCGCGACGCCGCGACCATGGGCCGCGTCTATGGCTTCCTCGGCATGACCACGGGCGTCATTGTCCACGGCCTCTCCGATGAGGAGCGCCGCGCGGCCTATGCCTGCGACATCACCTACGCCACCAACAATGAACTCGGCTTCGATTATCTGCGCGATAACATGAAGTATGAGAAGAACCAGATGGTCCAGCGCGGCCACAATTTCGCGATCGTCGACGAAGTGGATTCGATCCTCGTCGACGAGGCGCGCACACCGCTGATCATCTCCGGTCCCCTCGACGACCGCTCCGAACTCTACAATACGATTGACGCCTTCATTCCGCTGCTGGCGCCCAGCGATTATGAGATCGACGAGAAGCAGCGCTCCGCCAACTTCTCCGAGGAAGGCACCGAGAAGCTCGAAAACCTGCTCCGTCAGGCCGGCTTGCTCAAGGGCAACGCGCTTTACGACATCGAGAACGTCGCGATCGTCCACCACATCAACAACGCACTCAAGGCCCACAAGCTCTTCCAGCGCGACAAGGACTATATTGTCCGCAACGATGAAGTGGTCATCATCGACGAGTTCACCGGCCGCATGATGCCGGGCCGGCGTTATTCGGAAGGTCAGCACCAGGCGCTCGAAGCCAAGGAAAGGGTGCAGATCCAGCCGGAAAACCAGACGCTCGCCTCGATCACCTTCCAGAATTACTTCCGCATGTACGACAAGCTCGCCGGCATGACCGGTACGGCGCAGACGGAAGCGGAAGAATTCGGTAACATCTACAATCTCGACGTCGTCGAGGTTCCAACCAACCTGCCGATCAAGCGCATCGACGAGGACGACGAGGTCTACCGGACCTTCGACGAGAAGTTCAAGGCGATCATCGAGGAGATCCTCGACGCGCACAAGCGCGGTCAGCCGGTGCTCGTCGGCACCACTTCGATCGAAAAGTCGGAACTGCTCGCCGATCGCCTGCGCAAGCAGGGCTTTGACGACTTCCAGGTGCTGAATGCCCGCTACCACGAGCAGGAAGCCTATATCGTCGCACAGGCGGGCGTTCCGGGCGCCGTCACGATCGCCACCAACATGGCCGGCCGCGGCACCGACATCCAGCTCGGGGGCAATCTGGACATGCGCATCGAGCGCGAACTCGGCGAGGTCGAAGCAGGCCCCGAGCGCGACGCCAGGGTTCAGGCGATCATCGAGGAAATCAAGAGCCTCAAGGAAAAGGCGCTTGCAGCCGGCGGTCTCTACGTGATCGCCACCGAACGCCACGAGAGCCGGCGCATCGACAATCAGCTGCGCGGCCGCTCCGGCCGTCAGGGCGACCCGGGCCGCTCGAAATTCTACCTTTCGCTTCAGGACGACCTGATGCGCATCTTCGGTTCCGACCGCATGGACAGCATGCTGACCAAGCTCGGCCTCAAGGAGGGCGAGGCGATCGTCCATCCCTGGATCAACAAGGCCCTCGAGCGCGCGCAGAAGAAGGTCGAAGCCCGCAACTTCGATATCCGCAAGAACCTTCTGAAGTATGACGACGTTCTCAACGATCAGCGCAAGGTGATCTTCGAACAGCGCCTGGAACTGATGGAATCGACCAATATCTCCGAGACCGTCTCCGACATGCGCCGCGAAGTGATCGAGGATCTGGTCGACAAGCACATTCCGGAGCGCGCCTATGCCGAGCAATGGGATGCCGTCGGCCTGAAGACCGCCGCCGCCAACATCCTGAACCTCGACCTGCCGATCGAGGACTGGGTGAAGGAAGAGGGCATCGGCGAGGACGATATCCGCGAGCGCCTGACACAGGCCTCCAATGCCACCTTCACGGAAAAGGCCGAGCGTTTCGGCGACGACATCATGCATTATGTCGAGCGCTCGATCGTCATGCAGACGCTCGACCATCTCTGGCGCGAGCACATCGTCAACCTCGATCATCTGCGCTCCGTCATCGGCTTCCGCGGCTACGCCCAGCGCGATCCGCTGCAGGAATACAAGTCGGAAGCCTTTGAACTCTTCACCGGGCTGCTCAATAATCTGCGTGAAGCAGTCACCGCCCAGCTGATGCGCGTCGAGCTGGTGCAGCAGGCGCCTGCCGAGCCGGAACCGCCGCTGATGCAGGCCCATCACCTGGATCCGACGACCGGCGAGGATGATTTCGCGCCGATCTACCAGGCCTCCGAAGTCATCATCTCGCCTGAGAACCGCAATCCTGACGACCCCGCCACTTGGGGCAAGGTCGGCCGCAACGAGGCCTGCCCCTGCGGCTCCGGCAAGAAATACAAGCATTGCCACGGCGCCTTCGAACAGGTCTGAGCCAAATCCCATCCATCCCCAAATGCCGCCTTCGGGCGGCATTTTCTTTTCTGCGGCAAGACGGGAAAACCGGCATTCCGGCCTCGGCGGCGAGGCTGATCCGGAACCGTTTCTTAACCCTGATCTGTCAAGACTTCGCGGACGATTTGCCTGACCTTTAGAGTTTTGCGTGTTCATCATGGCAGTCATAGAAACAGCGGAGAAGATGCTGCCCGCGGGCCTGCGCCCGATCGGCAGCCGTACGCTGCGCATGCTTGCAGCCCTGCTCACCGAACGCGGCGAGAAGGCGGCCGCCCAGCGCATGGCGCTGACGGCCTTTTCGATCCGTATTCTCAGCGCCGCTCTCGCCTTCATATCCCAGATCGTGCTCGCCCGGCTGATGGGCGAATATGAATACGGCATCTTCGTCTTCGTCTGGGTGCTGGTCGTCGTCTTCGGCGATCTTTCCTGCCTCGGCTTTCAGACCGCGATCATCCGTTTCCTGCCGCAATACCGGGCGACGGGCGCGTTCGAGGAAATCCGCGGCCTCACCGGCACGGCGCGCATTTTCGCGCTGCTTTCCGGCACAGTGGTGCTTACCGCCGGCATGCTCGGGCTGCATTTCTTCGGCGATATGATCGAGACCTATTACCTCGTCCCGATCTTCCTCGGCCTGTTTGCGATGCCGATGATCGCGCTCGGAGACATTCTGGAAGGCACGTCGCGGGCAAACCACTGGCCGGTGATGGCGCTGAGCCCGGTTTATATCGTCCGCCCGATCCTCATCATCGCCTTCATGCTGATTGCGATAGCCTTCGGCGCCCCGCATACATCAGTCACCGCCATGCAGGCAGCGCTCGCCGCCACCTTCGTCACCGCCGTCGGCCAATACTGTGCCACGCTTTATCGTCTTCGCCGGCATTATGACGAAGGCCCGCGCAAGGTCGATTTCCTCGCCTGGATCAGCGTGGCCTTCCCGATCTTCCTGATTGAAGGCGTGAGCTTCCTGCTCACCAATTCCGATGTCGTCGTCGTCGGCATTTTCCTCGAGCCGCACGATGTCGCGATTTATTTCGCCGCCGCGAAGACGATGGCGCTGGTGCATTTCATCAATTTCTCCGTCAAGGCCGCCGCCGGCCCGCGCTTCTCCTCGATCATTGCCGGGGGCGATCACGCCCAGCTTGCCGCCGCCGCCGCCGACGCCGCCCGCTGGACATTCTGGCCGGCGCTCGGCGTCGGCCTTGCCGTGCTAGCGGCCGGTCACCTGCTGCTGTCGCTCTTCGGCGGCGCCTTTACATCGGGTTATCTGGTGATGGCGATCCTGCTTGTCGGCATCCTCGCCAAGTCGCTGGTCGGCCCAGCCGAAACGCTGCTGATGATGGCCGGCAGACAGAACCTCTGCGTCGCGCTCTATGCCGGCGCATTGACTGCCAATATCGGCCTCAACCTTGCTTTGATCCCACACTACGGCATCGAAGGTACCGCAGTCGCCACAGCCTCGGCCATGGCGGTCGAGGCGATTCTTCTGCATATCGCCGTGCGCCGTACGCTCGGCATTGTGCTCTTCGCCTTCGCCAGCCCCTCCGCCGCAACGCCAGAAATGAGAGTTCGATAGATGGTGCGCCTTCCCCCCGTCACCGAAAGCACCGACAGCATCGCCAATCGGATGGTGCATGATCTCGCCGCATTGAATTTTGAAGCGCCGCAGGCCGAGGCCCGCGCCGAGATCGGCCGGCCAGGGCGCGAGCTCTGCCTCTATCCCGGCAAGCTCGGCTACGAGCTGCAGGAAGAACTCGACTTCCTCTCCAACCGGGCGATGGAACCGAACGTCTTCTTCTCCGGCCGCTTTCTCGCCCCCGCCATGCCGCGGCTCGAAGACCGGCAGGTGAACTTCGCTCTCATCCGTGACCACGGCGCCGGCCGCAGCCGCATGCGCTTCCTCATGCCGTTTTCGGTCGATAAGCCCGGCTTTGCCGTCGGCCCGTCGATCATCCGCGGCTGGTCGAACAGCTTCGGCCCGCTCGGCACGCCTCTCGTCGATAGCGAGGACGCCGCCGAAACCCTCGACAATTTCTTCGAGGGACTGACCATCCAGGATCTCAATCTGCCCGGCACGCTGGTTCTGCCGGATCTGAGATTGAACGGCATTTTCGTGCGCATGGCCAAGGCCGTGGCGCTCAGCCGCAACCTGCCGCTTACCGTGACCAACCCCTACCTGCGCCCGATGCTGCAGAGCGAGGAAGAGGCGCCGGCCTATCTCAACAAGACCGTCTCCTCCTCGCATATGCGCGAGATGCGCCGTCAATGGCGCCTGCTGGAGGAACAGGGAACGGCGGTCTATGCCGTCGCCCGCCAGCCGCGCGAAATCCACGTCCGCTTCGAGGAGTTTCTGGCGATGGAAGCCGGCGGCTGGAAGGGCAAGCGGCGGAGCGCCCTCGTCACCGACCGGTATCACACCGCCTTCGCCCGTGAGGCCGTCTCGAACCTTGCCGCCGTCGATGCCGTGCGCATCCACACGATCGACCTCAATGGCAAGGCAATCGCCGCCGTGGTCGTCCTGATGATGGGCGGCGAGGCCTATACCTGGAAGACCGCCTACGACGAGAACTATGCCCGCTATTCGCCGGGCAAGCTCCTGATGAGCGAACTCACCGAATGGCATCTC from Rhizobium sp. Pop5 includes these protein-coding regions:
- the argJ gene encoding bifunctional glutamate N-acetyltransferase/amino-acid acetyltransferase ArgJ produces the protein MSGSVSPLAPKSFASMPSLRGVRMATASAGIKYKNRTDVLMMVFDKPAAVAGVFTRSRCPSAPVDFCRANLPHGSARAVVVNSGNANAFTGLKGRQATALTAKSAAAAVGCDENEVYLASTGVIGEPLDATKFSGVLQQMQAEATSDFWFEAAKAIMTTDTYPKVSTRSAEIGGVTVTINGIAKGAGMIAPDMATMLSFVVTDADIAPAALQVLLSDGVGPTFNSMTVDSDTSTSDTLMLFATGAAAEDGQARIERADDPRVAAFRAALNEVLKDLSLQVVRDGEGATKMLEITVTGAESDAAAKRIALSIANSPLVKTAAAGEDANWGRIVMAVGKSGEMADRDRLAIWFGDVRVAVNGERDPDYSEQAASDVMKAQDIPVKVDIGLGTGSATVWTCDLTKEYVAINGDYRS
- a CDS encoding lipopolysaccharide biosynthesis protein — translated: MAVIETAEKMLPAGLRPIGSRTLRMLAALLTERGEKAAAQRMALTAFSIRILSAALAFISQIVLARLMGEYEYGIFVFVWVLVVVFGDLSCLGFQTAIIRFLPQYRATGAFEEIRGLTGTARIFALLSGTVVLTAGMLGLHFFGDMIETYYLVPIFLGLFAMPMIALGDILEGTSRANHWPVMALSPVYIVRPILIIAFMLIAIAFGAPHTSVTAMQAALAATFVTAVGQYCATLYRLRRHYDEGPRKVDFLAWISVAFPIFLIEGVSFLLTNSDVVVVGIFLEPHDVAIYFAAAKTMALVHFINFSVKAAAGPRFSSIIAGGDHAQLAAAAADAARWTFWPALGVGLAVLAAGHLLLSLFGGAFTSGYLVMAILLVGILAKSLVGPAETLLMMAGRQNLCVALYAGALTANIGLNLALIPHYGIEGTAVATASAMAVEAILLHIAVRRTLGIVLFAFASPSAATPEMRVR
- the mutT gene encoding 8-oxo-dGTP diphosphatase MutT; this translates as MSEAGRKILLVAACALIDADGRILLAQRPEGKSLAGLWEFPGGKVESGETPEETLVRELEEELGIKTKIACLAPLTFASHSYETFHLLMPLYICRRYEGIPVGREGQALKWVRPQALRDYPMPPADEPLIPMLQDLL
- a CDS encoding peptidylprolyl isomerase codes for the protein MLSTNKFAALAFVTFVALQAPAFADDAIVAKVGNLEIHQSELDLAVANLDPQLAQLPDEQKKVAALSAAIDVKLLAADAIAEKLDQTDEFKKRMQYLADRELHNAYFKKHVVDTVTPEEVKARYDKEVAALPKQEEVHARHILVKTEEEAKDIIKQLDAGKDFAELAKEKSTDPNKSEGGDLGYFTRGRMVKEFEDAAFALEKGTYSKTPVKTDFGYHVIKVEDKRDAAPPPFEQVQDQVRQLVMRDKYLALLAQAKTSAKVEIMDETLRKGYDEANKQPEPGSEPAAPAPQQ
- a CDS encoding Flp family type IVb pilin; the protein is MRLLKAFFADDRGATAIEYGLIAALICTALISGLGIFTNALQNVFNVINDNLPAN
- a CDS encoding GNAT family N-acetyltransferase encodes the protein MVRLPPVTESTDSIANRMVHDLAALNFEAPQAEARAEIGRPGRELCLYPGKLGYELQEELDFLSNRAMEPNVFFSGRFLAPAMPRLEDRQVNFALIRDHGAGRSRMRFLMPFSVDKPGFAVGPSIIRGWSNSFGPLGTPLVDSEDAAETLDNFFEGLTIQDLNLPGTLVLPDLRLNGIFVRMAKAVALSRNLPLTVTNPYLRPMLQSEEEAPAYLNKTVSSSHMREMRRQWRLLEEQGTAVYAVARQPREIHVRFEEFLAMEAGGWKGKRRSALVTDRYHTAFAREAVSNLAAVDAVRIHTIDLNGKAIAAVVVLMMGGEAYTWKTAYDENYARYSPGKLLMSELTEWHLDDANIVRSDSCAVSDHPIMSRFWQEREEMGTLVIGLTQNGDRDMRQVAAQLHMYRSTRNMAKMLREKIMSLAGRS
- a CDS encoding methyltransferase domain-containing protein, with the protein product METIFDRALIAAHRHRALAASDPKAAFLLDVAAEEMAERLAVVERRFETAVELHGATGAAARAAMATGKVGRMIRVESEKAYAGPDETLIEAPLEDVPLEPQSANLILAPLNLHLTNDTPGVFIQIRRALKPDGLFLAAIPGAGTLQELREVLLAAEIEMTGGASPRVIPLADVRDVGSLLQRAGFTLPVIDAENYTVRYDSLFPLMRDLQAMGMSNPLAARSRMPLTRAFFLRAAEIYAERYSDPDGRIRATFSIIYVSGWAPHESQQKPLQPGSAKARLADALKVDEHKLRQ
- the secA gene encoding preprotein translocase subunit SecA — its product is MVSFGGIARKLFGSSNDRRVRSYQPNVTAINSIEEKTKALTDEQLAAKTAEFRALLAEGKTLDDILVPAFAVVREASRRVLGLRPFDVQLVGGMILHSNAIAEMKTGEGKTLVATLPVYLNALSGKGVHVVTVNDYLAQRDAATMGRVYGFLGMTTGVIVHGLSDEERRAAYACDITYATNNELGFDYLRDNMKYEKNQMVQRGHNFAIVDEVDSILVDEARTPLIISGPLDDRSELYNTIDAFIPLLAPSDYEIDEKQRSANFSEEGTEKLENLLRQAGLLKGNALYDIENVAIVHHINNALKAHKLFQRDKDYIVRNDEVVIIDEFTGRMMPGRRYSEGQHQALEAKERVQIQPENQTLASITFQNYFRMYDKLAGMTGTAQTEAEEFGNIYNLDVVEVPTNLPIKRIDEDDEVYRTFDEKFKAIIEEILDAHKRGQPVLVGTTSIEKSELLADRLRKQGFDDFQVLNARYHEQEAYIVAQAGVPGAVTIATNMAGRGTDIQLGGNLDMRIERELGEVEAGPERDARVQAIIEEIKSLKEKALAAGGLYVIATERHESRRIDNQLRGRSGRQGDPGRSKFYLSLQDDLMRIFGSDRMDSMLTKLGLKEGEAIVHPWINKALERAQKKVEARNFDIRKNLLKYDDVLNDQRKVIFEQRLELMESTNISETVSDMRREVIEDLVDKHIPERAYAEQWDAVGLKTAAANILNLDLPIEDWVKEEGIGEDDIRERLTQASNATFTEKAERFGDDIMHYVERSIVMQTLDHLWREHIVNLDHLRSVIGFRGYAQRDPLQEYKSEAFELFTGLLNNLREAVTAQLMRVELVQQAPAEPEPPLMQAHHLDPTTGEDDFAPIYQASEVIISPENRNPDDPATWGKVGRNEACPCGSGKKYKHCHGAFEQV
- a CDS encoding N-acetyltransferase, with the translated sequence MLRSTATIGADRSLAQASISQQNLPLVRRLEAVGFRAWPAASVQYDGSWQVRLTAGHPSNRLNSIVPLDPSDHRDVEIRLEKASRKFEAYGRAAVVRQTPLASPVLIDLLRAQDWTQFDETVVMTCDLAEAELPDTLDHLPTHDVGRFVDANLAVDQAPATLKPALAEIISAIKPPSGLFMIENAVDGPLATVLCVQDNDLAGIMSLSVSETRRREGLGTEILTSALRWARMRSARSAWLQVKLSNRPAIALYERLGFRDAYHYCYWQREPR